One Polaribacter sp. SA4-12 genomic window carries:
- the gcvH gene encoding glycine cleavage system protein GcvH: MNLPSELKYTKDHEWIKIEGNVATVGITEFAQGELGDIVYVDVDTLDDTVEEGEIFGSVEAVKTVSDLFMPLTGEVTAFNEELEDEPELVNSDPYGKGWMIKIEMSDSSQIANLLDAEAYKELIQG, translated from the coding sequence ATGAATTTACCATCAGAATTAAAATACACTAAAGACCACGAGTGGATTAAAATTGAAGGCAATGTAGCAACAGTAGGTATTACAGAATTTGCGCAAGGCGAATTAGGAGACATCGTTTATGTAGATGTAGACACTTTAGATGATACTGTAGAAGAAGGCGAAATTTTTGGATCTGTAGAAGCTGTTAAAACAGTTTCAGATTTATTTATGCCTTTAACTGGTGAAGTAACAGCTTTTAACGAAGAATTAGAAGACGAACCAGAATTAGTAAATTCTGATCCTTATGGTAAAGGTTGGATGATTAAAATAGAAATGTCAGATAGTTCACAAATAGCAAACTTATTAGATGCAGAAGCTTATAAAGAGCTTATTCAAGGATAA
- the ruvA gene encoding Holliday junction branch migration protein RuvA: MITQIRGRLVEKNPTEVVVDCNGVGYLLHISLNTFSSLPDDEAVILYTHLSIREDAHTLFGFFTKTEREVFKLLISVSGVGPSIARTMLSSMTAEEIQHAIASENIPLIQSVKGIGAKTAQRVIVDLKDKILKTFSIDEVSTFTNNTNKDEALSALEVLGFNKKQSDKVVSMVLKNNPDASVENLIKLSLKNL; the protein is encoded by the coding sequence ATGATTACACAAATTAGAGGAAGATTAGTAGAGAAAAACCCAACAGAAGTTGTTGTAGATTGCAATGGTGTTGGCTATTTACTCCATATTTCACTAAATACTTTTTCTAGCCTACCAGATGATGAAGCTGTTATTTTATATACACATTTATCTATAAGAGAAGATGCACACACACTTTTTGGCTTTTTTACGAAGACAGAAAGAGAAGTTTTTAAATTATTAATTTCAGTTTCTGGTGTAGGACCAAGTATTGCAAGAACTATGTTATCTTCTATGACCGCAGAAGAAATACAACATGCAATTGCTTCAGAAAATATTCCGCTAATTCAATCTGTAAAAGGAATTGGAGCAAAAACAGCACAAAGGGTCATTGTAGATTTAAAAGATAAAATTCTAAAAACCTTTAGTATTGATGAAGTTTCTACATTTACGAACAATACCAATAAAGATGAAGCGTTATCTGCTTTAGAGGTTTTAGGCTTTAATAAAAAGCAATCTGACAAGGTTGTTTCTATGGTTTTAAAAAATAACCCAGATGCTTCCGTTGAAAATTTAATAAAATTATCTTTAAAGAACTTATAA
- the sprA gene encoding T9SS outer membrane translocon Sov/SprA codes for MSNFLKRTFLFLAFAFIANISVYAQTSEKNDSLSVEKDSLKLRYNFKKEQTGGLFLDYLATKEIIFDKDLNKYVIIEKIGDYYTRTPVFLTQKEYAKYRLKRDMTQYFKDKVSATNSKKKGSKDAQKDLLPTYYVNSDFFETIFGGNEVKVTPTGSLNLKLGFIYQNTENPQLSEENRSSFTFDFDQQINASIRAQVGTRLDFTANYDTQSTFDFQNLVKIGYEPTEDDILQGIEAGNVSMPIKNSLINGAQSLFGVKTQLKFGNTNITAVFSQQNSESKTVVAEGGASIQEFELQATDYDNDRHFFLSQYFIDNYANSLKNYPLINSQINITRVEVWITNRNASTEDYRSIVAFADIGESDTDVLVNQTGEVQPIGSPPTTTGGNIPANGSNNLSSLLTPTNGIRSISTLNSTLSSFSNNQMNEGTDYSVLENARRLDPNEFTLNSQLGFISLNRRLNDGEVLAVAYEYTVAGGITNSSDTSFKVGEFSNDGILAPQTLAVKLLRSEILKTKRDRVVNGVTIEESFPTWRLMMKNVYALGAYPLSQDGFLFEIQYRDDQTGIPSNVLQNAQTVGIPNLPLIQVLKLDQLDQSQFRSADGFFDYVEGITVNSQNGYIFFPEPEPFGNDLVQKNSNDIGLDETVDESYLFKELYLNTKINVQNNYQNKDKYYLKGYFKSENSGGIPIGAFNVPRGSVKVTAGGRQLVEGVDYVVDYQLGRVQIIDPGLQASGTPISVSTENNAVFNQQRKTFMGVDVEHKFSDKFIVGATILNVNERPITAKVNFGSDPINNTMFGANIDYATEVPYFTKLANKLPFVDTDVPSNLSVRADMAYLLPGTPSGIDVTGAATTYIDDFEASQIPISILSPLDWYEASTPQNKANDVFNGTSSDLDYNYKRAKLAWYNVDQIFYGAGDTPSSINADELSRAETRQINYGELFPNVQLDITQNSLIRTLDLAYFPEERGSYNYNPNATFIGESVTLPNPETNWGGIMRPLTTNNFDQANIEYVQFWVMDPYENYSMTNEEGLPAGMNPTDPSNQIGDLYINLGNVSEDILKDSRKMYENGMPETGGDINTNATTWGKVPSNASIIYAFNEEDDARTNQDVGFDGLSDLEERGLDGISGTNYANLIDPASDNFQFFRGAELDAIDASIITRYKNYNNTEGNSPTLNQSTETYPISSTTYPDVEDINKDQTMNTVESYYEYKVSMNRNDLVVGKNFIVDEKITNVTLDNGGTQKTTWYQFRVPIRSGVSVNEISDFNSIRFIRMYLTNFKMPVVIRMGELDLVRGDWRRYTKTLDEDLTTPIDLDDDELKDFEVGVVSIEQNEGSYIQPPGIERERLQGSTTVQLQNEQSVTLKVNNLPANEARAIYKNISIDLRRFKNLKMFMHLQKNEGALAINDDDFSAIIRLGTDLNDNYYQIEMPLKVSTNGTSALDLWPEANNLDAFLETFGLVKLERDKIDFSIIDLFTSTEQDPSIPYTISVKGNPTLAQLKTIVLGIKNKTTAPISGEVWFNELRSSGFDNDGGWAAVVNADANFADVANVSLSGSMSTIGFGNVEDRVGQRSLDETKQYDFATTINLGKVFTPKEWGIQLPMSYSVGEKYIDPKYDPQYQDVELADALEANDNSEFSRDYTKRTSISFTNVKKNRNPNSTKKPKFYDVENLAVSYAHNKEFQRNYNIKKRINESVRASASYNFSFDSKPIEPFKNSTALESKYFKLIKDFNFNPIPKTFAVNSSINRNYNEQQSRNLIEGLSPQPELKQRRFMFDWDYTIGFDLTKSLQLNFNATNSYLYDTFNNSDDIQVFDDFFNTGRANHYHQKLNGTYNLPIDKIPFLKFIKADYAYTADFDWQAAPQSTININGVDVSSVELVGNVIQNANTHNINTTLSFDKIYKSLGFEKLLLTKAQRKNSKGLKGTGLPRTPGRVNKNKKLSIGKKILKGTYDILTSVKQGKISYSENNGQLLPGYSEDIGFLGGAPSSFAFGSQVDIRNRALENGWFVTRNQGDEYYSKTFSKTHYNKLDYTFTLKPIKDLNIDVRGNKIQTRDISQQLDLLSGSNQFEDTPFFETGNFSTSYSMVSTAFTDGDALFQKMRDYRSILSNRLATENGVPVSGFGENSQQVLLPAFMAAYSGKSPDKVNTGLFRNIPIPNWTLRYNGLMKFKFFKNNFSNFVVSHGYRSSYTVSSFTNNLQYDANNPYGNINVADNYEPELLVAAVTLVDEFSPLIKLDMKMRNSFSLRGEVKRDRTLTMNFNNSTLTDIKGTEFIFGMGYVFKDVKFNTRFTGKKQTLKGDINLRADVSLRDNLTQIRSVDEDNDQISGGQKLFSIKFTADYRLSNSLTASFYYNHQTSKYAISTTFPRQAINGGFNIIYNLGGN; via the coding sequence TTGAGTAATTTTTTAAAAAGAACATTCTTATTTCTTGCTTTTGCTTTCATAGCAAACATTTCTGTGTATGCGCAAACAAGTGAAAAAAATGATTCTTTATCCGTAGAAAAAGACAGTCTAAAATTAAGATATAATTTTAAAAAAGAGCAAACTGGTGGTCTCTTTTTAGATTATTTGGCAACTAAAGAAATCATTTTTGACAAAGATTTAAACAAATACGTAATTATAGAAAAAATAGGTGATTACTATACAAGAACTCCTGTTTTTCTTACTCAAAAAGAATATGCAAAATATCGCTTAAAGAGAGATATGACGCAATACTTTAAAGACAAAGTAAGTGCTACAAATTCTAAGAAAAAAGGTTCTAAAGATGCGCAAAAAGATTTATTGCCAACTTACTATGTGAATTCAGATTTTTTTGAAACTATTTTTGGAGGAAATGAAGTTAAAGTAACTCCAACTGGAAGCCTGAATTTAAAATTAGGATTTATTTATCAGAATACAGAAAACCCACAATTATCAGAAGAAAACAGAAGTAGTTTTACTTTTGATTTTGATCAACAAATTAATGCTAGTATTCGTGCACAAGTTGGTACACGTTTAGATTTCACAGCAAATTACGACACACAATCTACTTTCGATTTTCAGAACTTAGTGAAAATTGGTTATGAGCCTACTGAAGATGATATTTTACAAGGAATTGAAGCTGGTAATGTTTCTATGCCAATTAAAAACTCTTTAATTAATGGTGCTCAAAGTTTATTTGGTGTAAAAACACAATTAAAATTTGGTAACACCAATATAACCGCTGTTTTTTCTCAGCAAAATTCAGAAAGTAAAACCGTTGTTGCAGAAGGTGGAGCTTCGATTCAGGAATTTGAATTACAAGCAACAGATTATGATAATGATCGTCACTTTTTCTTATCACAATATTTTATTGATAATTATGCGAACTCATTAAAAAATTATCCACTAATTAATAGTCAAATAAATATCACAAGAGTAGAAGTTTGGATTACCAACAGAAACGCGAGTACAGAAGATTATAGAAGTATTGTTGCTTTTGCAGATATTGGTGAATCTGATACAGATGTTTTGGTAAATCAAACTGGTGAAGTACAACCAATAGGTTCACCACCAACAACAACTGGTGGAAATATTCCAGCAAACGGATCTAATAATTTATCAAGTTTATTAACACCAACTAATGGTATTAGAAGTATTTCTACCTTAAATAGCACATTAAGCTCTTTTAGTAATAATCAAATGAATGAAGGTACAGATTATTCTGTATTAGAAAACGCTAGAAGATTAGACCCAAATGAATTTACCTTAAATTCTCAATTAGGTTTTATTTCTTTAAATAGAAGATTAAATGATGGTGAAGTTTTAGCAGTTGCTTATGAATATACAGTTGCTGGAGGTATTACAAATAGCTCAGATACTTCTTTTAAAGTTGGTGAATTTTCTAATGATGGAATTTTAGCACCTCAAACTTTAGCTGTAAAATTATTACGTAGTGAAATTTTAAAAACAAAAAGAGATAGAGTTGTAAATGGTGTTACTATTGAAGAGTCTTTTCCTACTTGGCGTTTAATGATGAAAAACGTGTATGCATTAGGTGCGTATCCTTTATCACAAGATGGCTTTCTTTTTGAAATACAATATAGAGATGATCAAACAGGAATTCCATCTAACGTTTTACAAAATGCACAAACTGTTGGAATCCCAAATTTACCATTAATTCAAGTTTTAAAATTAGATCAACTAGACCAAAGTCAGTTTAGATCTGCTGATGGGTTTTTCGATTATGTTGAAGGTATTACTGTAAATTCCCAGAATGGATATATCTTTTTTCCAGAACCAGAACCTTTTGGAAACGATTTAGTCCAAAAAAACTCTAATGATATTGGTTTAGATGAAACTGTAGATGAATCTTATTTATTTAAAGAATTATATTTAAACACCAAGATTAACGTACAGAACAATTATCAAAATAAAGATAAGTATTACTTAAAAGGATATTTTAAATCAGAAAATTCTGGCGGAATTCCGATTGGCGCATTCAATGTTCCTAGAGGTTCTGTAAAAGTAACTGCTGGAGGGAGGCAATTAGTAGAAGGAGTCGATTATGTTGTGGATTATCAATTAGGTCGTGTACAAATTATAGATCCAGGTTTACAAGCATCAGGGACTCCAATTAGCGTTTCAACAGAGAATAATGCTGTTTTTAATCAACAGAGAAAAACCTTTATGGGTGTAGATGTTGAACATAAGTTTTCTGATAAATTTATAGTTGGTGCTACCATCTTAAATGTAAATGAAAGACCAATTACAGCAAAAGTTAATTTTGGTTCAGACCCAATTAACAATACCATGTTTGGGGCAAATATAGATTACGCTACAGAAGTACCTTACTTTACAAAACTAGCAAATAAATTACCTTTTGTAGATACAGATGTACCTTCTAACTTATCAGTTAGAGCAGATATGGCTTATTTATTACCTGGAACGCCAAGTGGAATAGATGTAACTGGTGCTGCAACAACTTATATCGATGATTTTGAAGCATCACAAATACCTATTAGTATATTATCTCCATTAGATTGGTACGAAGCTAGTACACCTCAAAATAAAGCAAATGATGTTTTTAATGGAACAAGTAGCGATTTAGATTACAATTATAAAAGAGCAAAATTAGCTTGGTATAATGTAGATCAAATTTTTTATGGAGCTGGAGACACACCATCAAGCATTAATGCTGATGAGCTTTCTAGAGCAGAAACAAGACAAATAAATTACGGCGAATTATTTCCTAATGTACAATTAGATATCACTCAAAACTCTTTAATTAGAACATTAGATTTAGCTTATTTTCCTGAAGAAAGGGGTTCTTATAATTATAACCCAAATGCAACTTTTATTGGTGAAAGTGTAACCTTACCAAATCCGGAAACAAACTGGGGTGGAATTATGCGTCCTTTAACTACAAATAATTTTGATCAAGCAAATATTGAGTATGTTCAATTTTGGGTAATGGATCCTTATGAAAATTACTCAATGACTAATGAAGAAGGTTTACCTGCAGGCATGAATCCTACAGACCCTTCAAATCAAATTGGAGATTTATATATTAACTTAGGTAACGTTTCTGAAGACATCTTAAAGGATAGTCGTAAAATGTATGAAAATGGAATGCCAGAAACTGGTGGAGATATAAATACAAACGCAACAACTTGGGGTAAAGTACCATCAAACGCATCAATTATTTATGCGTTTAATGAAGAAGATGACGCAAGAACAAATCAAGATGTTGGTTTTGATGGTTTAAGTGATTTAGAAGAAAGAGGTCTTGATGGAATTAGCGGAACTAATTACGCGAACTTAATTGATCCTGCTTCAGATAATTTTCAATTTTTTAGAGGTGCTGAATTAGATGCAATTGATGCTTCTATTATTACCAGATATAAAAACTACAATAATACTGAGGGGAATTCACCAACATTAAATCAATCAACAGAAACGTATCCAATATCTTCAACAACATATCCAGATGTAGAAGATATCAACAAAGATCAAACAATGAATACCGTAGAAAGTTACTACGAGTATAAAGTTTCTATGAATAGAAATGATTTAGTTGTTGGAAAGAATTTTATTGTTGATGAAAAAATAACCAATGTTACTTTAGATAACGGAGGAACTCAAAAAACAACATGGTATCAATTTAGAGTTCCTATAAGAAGTGGAGTATCTGTAAATGAGATTTCTGATTTTAATAGCATCCGTTTTATAAGAATGTATTTAACAAATTTTAAAATGCCCGTTGTAATTAGAATGGGTGAATTAGATTTGGTACGTGGAGATTGGAGACGTTATACTAAAACTTTAGACGAAGATCTTACAACTCCTATCGATTTAGATGATGATGAATTAAAAGATTTTGAAGTAGGTGTTGTTAGTATAGAACAAAACGAAGGAAGCTACATACAACCTCCAGGAATAGAAAGAGAGCGTTTACAAGGAAGTACAACTGTACAATTACAAAATGAACAATCTGTTACCTTAAAAGTAAACAACTTGCCTGCAAATGAAGCAAGAGCAATATATAAAAATATTAGTATCGATTTAAGACGATTTAAAAACTTAAAAATGTTTATGCATCTTCAAAAAAATGAAGGAGCACTTGCTATAAATGATGATGACTTTTCTGCAATAATAAGATTAGGAACAGACTTAAATGACAACTACTACCAAATAGAAATGCCTTTAAAAGTTTCTACAAACGGAACTTCTGCTTTAGATCTTTGGCCAGAAGCAAATAACTTAGATGCTTTTTTAGAAACTTTTGGGTTGGTAAAACTAGAAAGAGATAAAATAGATTTTTCAATTATAGATTTATTTACATCAACAGAACAAGACCCATCAATACCTTATACTATTTCTGTAAAAGGAAACCCAACTTTAGCACAATTAAAAACAATTGTATTAGGAATAAAAAATAAAACAACTGCACCTATAAGTGGAGAAGTTTGGTTTAATGAATTACGTTCTTCAGGGTTTGATAATGATGGTGGTTGGGCAGCTGTTGTAAATGCTGATGCTAATTTTGCTGATGTTGCAAACGTATCATTATCAGGAAGTATGTCTACAATTGGTTTTGGTAACGTAGAAGACAGAGTAGGACAACGTAGTTTAGATGAAACTAAACAATACGATTTTGCTACCACTATAAATTTAGGTAAGGTTTTTACTCCTAAAGAATGGGGAATTCAATTACCAATGAGTTATAGTGTAGGAGAAAAATATATTGATCCAAAATACGATCCTCAATATCAAGATGTAGAATTGGCTGATGCTTTAGAAGCAAATGATAATAGTGAGTTCTCTAGAGATTATACAAAAAGAACAAGTATTAGTTTTACCAATGTTAAAAAGAATAGAAATCCTAATTCTACTAAAAAACCTAAATTCTACGATGTAGAAAATTTAGCAGTTTCTTACGCTCATAATAAAGAGTTCCAAAGAAATTACAACATTAAAAAACGTATTAACGAAAGTGTTAGAGCTTCTGCTTCTTATAACTTTAGTTTCGATTCTAAACCTATAGAACCTTTCAAAAACTCTACAGCTTTAGAAAGTAAATACTTTAAACTAATTAAAGACTTTAACTTTAACCCTATTCCTAAAACATTTGCTGTAAATTCTAGCATCAATAGAAATTATAACGAACAGCAATCTAGAAACTTAATAGAAGGATTATCTCCTCAACCAGAATTAAAACAACGTAGGTTTATGTTTGATTGGGACTATACGATTGGTTTTGATTTAACAAAGTCGCTACAATTAAACTTTAACGCAACAAATAGTTACTTATACGATACCTTTAATAACAGTGATGATATACAAGTATTTGACGATTTCTTTAATACAGGAAGAGCAAATCATTATCACCAAAAATTAAACGGAACGTACAATTTACCAATTGATAAAATTCCTTTTTTAAAGTTTATAAAAGCAGATTATGCCTATACAGCAGATTTCGATTGGCAAGCAGCACCACAAAGCACAATAAATATAAATGGTGTTGATGTTTCTTCTGTAGAACTTGTTGGAAACGTTATTCAGAATGCAAATACACACAATATAAATACAACACTAAGTTTTGATAAAATTTATAAAAGCTTAGGTTTCGAAAAATTATTATTAACCAAAGCGCAACGTAAAAATTCGAAAGGGTTAAAAGGTACTGGTTTACCAAGAACTCCGGGAAGGGTTAATAAAAATAAAAAATTATCTATAGGTAAGAAGATCTTAAAAGGAACTTATGATATTCTAACTTCTGTAAAACAAGGAAAAATAAGTTATTCAGAAAATAACGGACAATTATTACCAGGTTATAGTGAAGATATTGGCTTTTTAGGAGGAGCACCAAGTTCTTTTGCATTCGGAAGTCAAGTAGACATTAGAAATAGAGCTTTAGAAAATGGTTGGTTTGTAACAAGAAATCAAGGTGATGAATATTATAGTAAAACGTTTAGTAAAACGCATTACAATAAATTAGATTACACATTTACTTTAAAACCAATAAAAGATTTAAATATAGATGTTAGAGGAAATAAAATTCAAACTAGAGATATTTCTCAGCAATTGGATTTACTAAGTGGTAGCAATCAATTTGAAGACACACCTTTCTTTGAAACAGGAAACTTTAGTACAAGTTATTCTATGGTATCAACTGCATTTACAGATGGAGATGCTTTATTTCAAAAAATGAGAGATTATAGAAGTATTCTTTCAAACAGGTTAGCTACAGAAAATGGAGTACCTGTAAGTGGTTTCGGAGAGAATAGTCAACAAGTTTTATTACCAGCTTTTATGGCTGCATATTCTGGTAAAAGTCCAGATAAAGTAAATACAGGGTTGTTTAGAAATATTCCAATTCCTAACTGGACATTACGTTATAACGGATTAATGAAGTTCAAGTTCTTTAAGAATAACTTTAGTAATTTTGTAGTTTCACATGGTTATAGATCTTCATACACAGTATCTAGCTTTACCAATAACTTACAATATGATGCAAATAATCCTTATGGAAATATAAATGTTGCAGACAATTATGAACCTGAATTATTAGTCGCTGCTGTTACTTTGGTTGATGAATTTTCACCTCTAATTAAATTAGACATGAAAATGAGAAATTCTTTTTCATTAAGAGGAGAAGTAAAAAGAGATAGAACACTTACCATGAATTTTAACAATAGTACTTTAACTGATATTAAGGGTACTGAATTTATATTCGGAATGGGATATGTTTTTAAAGATGTAAAATTCAATACACGTTTTACAGGAAAAAAACAAACCTTAAAAGGTGATATAAATTTAAGAGCAGATGTATCTTTAAGAGATAATTTAACACAAATTAGATCTGTAGATGAAGATAATGATCAAATTAGTGGTGGTCAAAAATTATTTTCCATTAAATTTACAGCCGATTATAGATTGAGTAATAGTTTAACAGCATCGTTTTATTACAATCATCAAACATCTAAATATGCAATTTCTACCACTTTCCCTAGACAGGCTATAAATGGTGGATTTAATATTATTTACAACTTAGGAGGAAATTAA